One window from the genome of Streptococcus halotolerans encodes:
- a CDS encoding ISL3 family transposase, whose amino-acid sequence MEQLDDIKDSLDIKDPNITFEKTFDKFFTHREYHAKLDYNAPQCPDCQDKMAKYDFQKPCKIPYLEMAGCKVLIRLKKRRFKCQACGKMAVAKTSLVRENHQIPNIINHKITDKLMSREAMTKIAEDLSVSVSTVYRQLNRFECKTDLTWLPENMSWDEYAFKKGKMSFIAQDFDANKIIAILDGRTQAVIRNHFMRYSHKVRSRVKVITMDMFSPYYDIAKQLFPKAKIVLDRFHIVQHLSRAMNRFRIQIMNQFEHQSYEYKALKRYWKLIQQDSRNLNDKRFYRPTFRMHLTNQEIVQRLLSYSDELRHHYELFQCLLFHFQEKQEKHFFELISDTIKQVHPIFKTVLSTFLKDKEKIINALKLPYSNAKLEATNNLIKVIKRNAFGFRNFENFKKRIYLALNTTKEKTKLVLSRC is encoded by the coding sequence ATGGAACAACTAGATGATATCAAAGATTCGCTTGACATTAAAGATCCTAATATCACTTTTGAAAAGACATTTGACAAGTTCTTCACTCACAGAGAATATCATGCCAAGTTAGATTATAATGCCCCGCAATGCCCTGATTGTCAAGATAAAATGGCAAAGTACGACTTCCAAAAGCCATGCAAAATTCCCTATCTGGAAATGGCGGGTTGTAAAGTACTGATTCGTCTCAAAAAGCGTCGCTTCAAATGTCAAGCGTGTGGGAAAATGGCTGTCGCTAAGACCTCTCTCGTCAGAGAAAATCACCAGATTCCCAACATCATTAACCACAAAATCACCGACAAACTCATGAGTCGTGAGGCAATGACAAAAATCGCTGAAGACCTGTCTGTCTCTGTGTCAACCGTCTATCGGCAACTCAACCGCTTTGAATGCAAGACCGATTTAACCTGGTTACCTGAGAACATGTCCTGGGATGAGTATGCTTTCAAGAAGGGAAAGATGAGCTTTATTGCCCAAGATTTCGATGCTAACAAGATTATCGCTATCCTTGATGGGCGGACGCAAGCTGTCATCAGAAATCATTTCATGCGGTATTCTCACAAGGTGCGCAGTCGTGTCAAAGTCATCACCATGGATATGTTTAGTCCCTACTATGACATCGCTAAGCAACTGTTTCCTAAGGCTAAGATTGTTCTCGATAGGTTCCACATTGTTCAACATTTATCTCGTGCCATGAACCGTTTCCGTATCCAAATCATGAACCAATTTGAGCATCAATCTTACGAATATAAGGCCTTGAAACGTTACTGGAAACTCATCCAACAAGATAGTCGTAACTTAAACGATAAACGGTTTTATCGTCCAACTTTTCGCATGCACTTGACCAATCAAGAGATTGTGCAACGTCTTTTGAGCTACTCTGATGAGCTACGTCACCACTATGAACTCTTCCAATGCCTTCTCTTTCATTTCCAAGAAAAGCAGGAGAAACACTTCTTTGAACTCATTTCTGATACCATCAAACAGGTCCATCCCATCTTCAAGACCGTCTTGTCAACCTTTCTAAAAGACAAAGAGAAGATTATTAATGCTCTGAAACTACCTTATTCCAATGCCAAACTAGAGGCGACCAACAACCTTATTAAAGTCATTAAGCGAAATGCTTTTGGCTTTAGGAACTTTGAAAACTTCAAAAAACGGATTTATCTTGCTTTGAACACAACAAAAGAGAAGACCAAACTGGTCCTCTCTCGGTGTTAG
- the rplQ gene encoding 50S ribosomal protein L17 produces the protein MAYRKLGRTSSQRKAMLRDLTTDLVINESIVTTEARAKEIRKTVEKMITLGKRGDLHARRQAAAFIRNEIASENYDEANDKYTSTTALQKLFSELAPRYAERNGGYTRILKTEPRRGDAAPMAIIELV, from the coding sequence ATGGCTTACCGTAAACTAGGACGCACTAGCTCACAACGTAAAGCAATGTTGCGTGATTTGACTACAGATCTTGTGATCAATGAATCAATCGTAACGACTGAAGCTCGTGCTAAAGAAATCCGTAAAACCGTTGAAAAAATGATTACTCTTGGTAAACGTGGTGATTTACACGCACGTCGTCAAGCAGCAGCATTTATTCGTAATGAAATCGCATCAGAAAACTATGACGAAGCAAATGATAAATATACATCAACAACTGCTCTTCAAAAATTGTTCTCTGAGTTAGCACCTCGTTACGCAGAACGTAACGGTGGATACACTCGTATTCTTAAAACAGAACCACGTCGTGGTGATGCTGCCCCAATGGCAATTATTGAACTTGTTTAA
- a CDS encoding DNA-directed RNA polymerase subunit alpha, translating into MIEFEKPIITKIDENKDYGKFVIEPLERGYGTTLGNSLRRVLLSSLPGAAVTSIKIDGVLHEFDTVPGVREDVMQIILNVKGLAVKSYVEDEKIIELDVQGPAEVTAGDILTDSDIEIVNSDHYLFTIAEGASFKASMTVATNRGYVAAEGNKKDDAPVGTLAVDSIYTPVKKVNYQVEPARVGSNDGFDKLTIEIMTNGTIIPEDALGLSARVLIEHLNLFTDLTEVAKATDVMKETESVNDEKVLDRTIEELDLSVRSYNCLKRAGINTVHDLTEKTEPEMMKVRNLGRKSLEEVKVKLADLGLGLKNDK; encoded by the coding sequence ATGATTGAGTTTGAAAAACCAATAATAACAAAAATTGATGAAAATAAAGATTATGGTAAGTTTGTCATCGAACCACTTGAACGTGGATACGGAACAACCTTAGGTAACTCTCTTCGTCGTGTACTTTTATCGTCTCTTCCAGGTGCTGCTGTTACCTCGATTAAGATTGATGGAGTACTTCACGAGTTTGATACTGTACCTGGAGTACGTGAAGATGTAATGCAAATTATTCTTAACGTCAAAGGACTTGCTGTAAAATCTTACGTCGAAGACGAAAAAATTATTGAGCTTGATGTCCAGGGCCCTGCCGAAGTTACTGCTGGGGATATCCTAACTGATAGCGATATTGAGATTGTTAACTCAGATCATTATCTGTTTACAATCGCCGAAGGTGCTTCTTTTAAAGCTAGTATGACAGTAGCTACTAATCGCGGTTATGTTGCTGCAGAAGGTAATAAAAAAGATGATGCACCAGTAGGCACATTGGCTGTAGACTCTATCTACACTCCAGTGAAAAAAGTTAATTATCAAGTTGAACCTGCCCGTGTGGGTAGTAATGATGGCTTCGATAAGTTGACTATTGAAATCATGACTAATGGTACAATCATTCCTGAGGATGCATTAGGCCTTTCTGCTCGTGTCTTGATTGAACATCTAAATCTCTTTACAGACTTGACTGAAGTCGCTAAAGCGACTGATGTTATGAAAGAAACTGAATCAGTTAACGATGAGAAAGTTCTTGATCGTACAATTGAGGAATTAGATTTATCAGTTCGCTCTTACAATTGTTTGAAACGTGCAGGAATTAACACTGTTCACGATTTAACAGAAAAGACTGAACCTGAAATGATGAAAGTCCGCAACCTTGGTCGTAAGAGCCTTGAAGAAGTTAAGGTTAAACTTGCTGATTTAGGTTTAGGATTAAAAAACGATAAATAA